From a region of the Corallococcus coralloides DSM 2259 genome:
- a CDS encoding serine/threonine-protein kinase has protein sequence MSGCPSEETILAFVEDRLPHEQRALAEAHLSRCDSCGSLLAAVAATWHAEGRFAEAAPPPRSFAPGEQVGPYVIVDHAGSGAMGDVYRARDGRLGRDVALKVLPVRFARDPERLARFQQEARAVGALSHPHLLTLFDVGTQEDVPYLVTEWLEGVTLRARLMRGPMPPEQAVRLGIQLSQGLAAAHARGVIHRDLKPANIFLCANGSARVLDFGLARLTERIEDASLTQSGAVVGTAGYMAPEQIRGQGVDARADVFSLGAVLHEAVSGRAPFDGDSPVERMSAALRDAPPVLPGELGTVIARCLAKAPGERFQSAQDLAFALESIAARGAPLAERRRVIPRPALFAAVAVLLLFVAGGLMSFGLRQATPAVATDPSSRPTYRPVTFRRGHVLNARFSADGHTLLYGAAWEGGPAQLYSARTERPLSQPLGQHADVLAASSKGDLAVLLEPRFFDADHGSGTLGLMPLAGGAPRAVLDGVLEADWGRADGPLAVVRRVGENFRLEQPPGTVRFESQGWISHARVSPDGARIAFLFHEHPKDDRGGVWVLEKDGPPRELSSDWASIRGLAWAPDGREVWFTASRTGADSELFAVDLHGTTRPVDRIAGRMVLHDISRDGSVLVDHPVIRTGLAFGHAGAEKDLTWSDSSFMTDMSRDGRTFLFAEGAEVEGPTYGAYLRTTDGAPPIRLGDGIPMALSPDGKQVLTVRYGERMEFLLLPTGAGEPRSLSLEPVTAVLSARWFPDGKRLLLRAHEEGRPARLWVFEPGAGAPRPITAEGMGFYTVISPDGLRLATVDAEGSLRLFSQTGEALGTVPGRFTDHWVVGWDASGEALYLRSVSLPVRVSRVDVKTGASTPHLTVPAGGVMPGLISVMTMAISEDGKFYTYSYNAALSRLFLVEGLARARSSPE, from the coding sequence ATGTCGGGATGTCCCTCCGAGGAAACGATTCTCGCCTTCGTGGAGGACCGCCTGCCGCACGAGCAGCGCGCCCTCGCCGAGGCGCACCTGTCCCGCTGTGACTCCTGCGGGTCGCTGCTCGCGGCCGTCGCGGCGACGTGGCACGCGGAGGGCCGGTTCGCGGAAGCGGCTCCTCCGCCCCGCTCGTTCGCTCCTGGGGAGCAGGTGGGGCCGTACGTCATCGTCGACCATGCGGGCAGTGGCGCGATGGGGGACGTGTACCGGGCTCGCGATGGGCGGCTGGGACGGGACGTGGCGTTGAAGGTGCTCCCGGTCCGCTTCGCCCGGGATCCGGAGCGCCTGGCCCGCTTCCAACAGGAGGCTCGCGCGGTGGGTGCGCTGTCCCATCCCCACCTGCTCACCCTGTTCGACGTGGGGACCCAGGAGGACGTGCCGTACCTCGTCACCGAGTGGCTGGAGGGGGTCACCCTGCGGGCGCGGCTGATGCGGGGGCCGATGCCACCGGAGCAGGCGGTGCGGCTGGGCATCCAGTTGTCACAGGGGCTCGCGGCCGCGCACGCGCGTGGCGTCATCCACCGCGACCTCAAGCCCGCGAACATCTTCCTGTGCGCGAACGGCAGCGCGCGGGTCCTCGACTTCGGGCTGGCCCGGCTCACCGAGCGCATCGAGGACGCCTCGCTCACCCAGAGCGGCGCGGTGGTGGGCACCGCCGGGTACATGGCTCCGGAGCAGATCCGCGGTCAGGGCGTGGATGCTCGCGCGGATGTGTTCTCGCTCGGCGCGGTGCTCCATGAGGCCGTGAGCGGCCGTGCTCCCTTTGACGGTGACAGCCCGGTGGAACGGATGAGCGCCGCGCTCCGCGATGCGCCTCCCGTGCTGCCGGGGGAGTTGGGGACCGTGATTGCTCGCTGTCTGGCGAAGGCCCCCGGCGAACGGTTCCAGTCCGCGCAGGACCTGGCCTTCGCCCTGGAGTCCATCGCGGCTCGCGGTGCGCCCCTGGCCGAGCGGCGCCGGGTGATTCCACGCCCTGCCCTGTTCGCGGCTGTCGCGGTCCTGCTGCTGTTCGTGGCCGGTGGACTCATGTCGTTTGGACTCCGGCAGGCGACCCCCGCGGTGGCCACCGACCCGTCGTCACGGCCGACGTACCGCCCCGTCACGTTCCGCCGGGGCCACGTGCTCAACGCCCGGTTCTCCGCGGACGGACACACGTTGCTCTATGGCGCGGCGTGGGAGGGAGGACCCGCGCAGCTCTACAGCGCGCGCACGGAGCGTCCGCTGTCACAGCCGCTGGGGCAGCACGCGGATGTGCTCGCCGCGTCTTCCAAGGGGGACCTGGCGGTGCTGCTCGAGCCCCGGTTCTTCGACGCCGACCACGGCAGCGGGACGCTGGGGTTGATGCCGCTCGCGGGCGGCGCGCCCCGGGCCGTGCTGGATGGCGTGCTGGAGGCGGATTGGGGACGTGCGGATGGACCGCTCGCGGTGGTGCGCCGCGTGGGCGAGAACTTCCGGCTGGAGCAGCCCCCCGGCACGGTGCGCTTCGAATCCCAGGGATGGATCAGCCACGCACGCGTGTCCCCCGACGGGGCGCGGATTGCCTTCCTGTTCCATGAGCACCCCAAGGACGACCGGGGCGGGGTCTGGGTGCTGGAGAAGGACGGTCCGCCCCGCGAGCTCTCCTCGGACTGGGCGAGCATCCGGGGGCTGGCGTGGGCTCCCGATGGACGGGAGGTGTGGTTCACCGCCTCCCGGACGGGCGCGGACTCCGAGCTGTTCGCGGTCGACCTGCACGGCACGACGCGTCCGGTGGATCGGATCGCCGGGCGGATGGTGCTGCATGACATCTCCCGGGACGGCTCCGTCCTGGTGGATCACCCGGTGATCCGCACGGGGCTGGCGTTCGGGCACGCGGGCGCGGAGAAGGACCTGACGTGGTCGGACTCGTCGTTCATGACGGACATGTCCCGCGACGGCCGGACCTTCCTCTTCGCCGAGGGCGCGGAGGTGGAGGGCCCCACCTACGGCGCCTATCTGCGCACCACCGATGGCGCCCCACCCATCCGCCTGGGTGACGGCATCCCCATGGCGCTGTCTCCGGACGGCAAGCAGGTGCTGACGGTGCGCTACGGCGAGCGGATGGAGTTCCTGCTGCTGCCCACGGGCGCGGGAGAGCCCCGGTCGCTGTCGCTCGAGCCCGTCACCGCGGTGCTCTCCGCGCGCTGGTTTCCGGATGGGAAGCGGTTGCTGCTGCGCGCGCACGAAGAGGGACGTCCCGCCCGACTCTGGGTCTTCGAACCCGGCGCCGGAGCCCCCAGGCCCATCACGGCGGAAGGCATGGGCTTCTACACGGTCATCTCACCCGATGGCCTCCGCCTCGCGACCGTGGACGCGGAGGGAAGCCTCCGCCTGTTCTCCCAGACGGGTGAGGCGCTGGGCACCGTCCCCGGCCGGTTCACGGATCACTGGGTGGTGGGCTGGGACGCGAGTGGAGAAGCCCTCTACCTGCGAAGCGTCTCGCTCCCGGTGCGCGTCTCCAGGGTCGACGTGAAGACCGGCGCGAGCACGCCGCACCTGACCGTCCCAGCGGGAGGCGTCATGCCGGGCCTCATCTCCGTGATGACGATGGCGATCTCCGAGGACGGAAAGTTCTACACATACAGCTACAACGCGGCGCTTTCCCGGCTGTTTCTGGTCGAGGGATTGGCCAGAGCCCGGTCTTCCCCGGAATAA
- a CDS encoding SMP-30/gluconolactonase/LRE family protein produces MRVRSWLSVVTLAATVSACEPFPEAPRSVPTEAQWPGEDFYPEGIASAKDGTLYAGSLGTGAIARVKPGALGAEVFVPGRPAFGIYGLAVDEAHDTLWACTYDDLLPPAQPAHLAAYALSTGALKASHPMPGESGFCNDVTVDAAGNVYATDSFTNIVVRLAVGGTALTTWASDDAFAPSEEGAFTLNGIAYDGAGRLYVVKSDTGTLFAIDIQPDGSAAAPVSIPVSPALETPDGLEWVDSGRLLVVENTAGQASIVTLGEGSGVKEVLANGFGEPTAAALTADGAWVLESQMGYLFGAPGTPTLPFRAYRVAVPPLLP; encoded by the coding sequence ATGCGCGTCCGTTCCTGGCTGTCCGTCGTCACCCTTGCCGCCACCGTCTCCGCCTGCGAGCCGTTCCCCGAAGCCCCCCGCTCCGTCCCGACCGAAGCGCAGTGGCCCGGCGAAGACTTCTATCCAGAGGGCATCGCCTCCGCGAAGGACGGCACGCTCTACGCGGGCAGCCTGGGCACGGGCGCCATCGCTCGCGTCAAGCCGGGCGCGCTCGGGGCCGAGGTCTTCGTCCCGGGCCGCCCCGCCTTTGGCATCTACGGGCTCGCGGTGGATGAAGCGCACGACACGCTCTGGGCCTGCACCTACGACGACCTGCTTCCTCCCGCGCAGCCCGCGCACCTGGCCGCGTATGCGCTCTCCACGGGCGCACTCAAGGCCAGCCATCCCATGCCCGGAGAGAGTGGCTTCTGCAACGACGTGACCGTCGACGCGGCGGGCAATGTGTATGCGACGGACTCATTCACGAACATCGTCGTCCGGCTCGCGGTGGGTGGGACGGCGCTCACCACCTGGGCTTCGGATGATGCGTTCGCCCCTTCCGAGGAGGGCGCGTTCACGCTCAACGGCATCGCCTACGACGGCGCGGGCCGGCTCTACGTGGTGAAGAGCGACACGGGCACGCTGTTCGCCATCGACATCCAGCCGGATGGGAGCGCTGCGGCTCCCGTGAGCATTCCGGTGAGCCCGGCCCTGGAGACGCCGGATGGCCTGGAGTGGGTGGATTCGGGGCGGCTGCTCGTCGTGGAGAACACTGCCGGTCAGGCCTCCATCGTGACGCTCGGTGAAGGCTCGGGCGTCAAGGAGGTGCTCGCCAACGGGTTCGGGGAGCCGACCGCCGCCGCGCTCACCGCGGACGGCGCTTGGGTGCTGGAGTCGCAGATGGGGTACCTCTTCGGCGCGCCCGGGACTCCGACCCTGCCCTTCCGCGCGTACCGGGTCGCGGTCCCCCCACTTCTGCCCTGA
- a CDS encoding sigma-70 family RNA polymerase sigma factor codes for MLRASLDRARSRWPGVELEPLAFVTFVAERLTSPTALLEALEGASPAFSELYLASGCLRHDRAALQFFEDGYLRDVGAFVSGVDRSPAFVAEVRQLLRERLFTGEPKIAEFTGGGALGGWVRVAALRIALNLKRSEARADSAAQDSVESAFGEQLGPELEHLRSRYREAFTESVRTALGELSDRDRTLMRLYHVEALSLDAIAALYRVHMSTVSRWLSRAREQVAETTTRRLCERLGVGASSVDSIAALVVSQVDLSLTRLLGPGS; via the coding sequence TTGCTCCGTGCGTCGCTCGACCGCGCCCGGTCGCGCTGGCCCGGAGTGGAGCTGGAGCCGCTCGCCTTCGTGACGTTCGTCGCGGAGCGGCTGACATCTCCGACAGCGCTCCTGGAGGCGCTCGAAGGGGCCTCGCCTGCCTTCTCGGAGCTGTACCTGGCCTCCGGGTGCCTGCGGCACGACCGCGCCGCGCTCCAGTTCTTCGAGGACGGCTACCTCCGCGACGTCGGCGCGTTCGTGTCCGGCGTGGACCGCTCGCCCGCGTTCGTGGCGGAGGTGCGGCAACTGCTCCGCGAGCGACTGTTCACGGGTGAGCCGAAGATCGCGGAGTTCACCGGTGGCGGCGCGCTGGGCGGCTGGGTGCGGGTGGCGGCGCTGCGCATCGCGCTCAACCTGAAGCGCTCCGAGGCCCGGGCCGACTCCGCCGCGCAGGACTCCGTCGAGTCCGCGTTCGGCGAGCAGCTGGGGCCGGAGCTCGAGCACCTGCGCTCGCGGTACCGCGAGGCCTTCACGGAGTCCGTGCGCACGGCGCTGGGTGAGCTGTCCGACCGGGACCGCACGCTGATGCGCCTGTACCACGTGGAGGCGCTGTCCCTGGACGCCATCGCGGCCCTCTACCGCGTCCACATGTCCACCGTGTCCCGGTGGCTCAGCCGCGCGCGGGAGCAGGTGGCGGAGACCACGACGCGGCGGCTCTGCGAGCGCCTGGGGGTGGGCGCGTCCTCGGTGGACAGCATCGCGGCGCTGGTCGTGAGCCAGGTGGACCTCAGCCTGACGCGGCTGCTCGGTCCGGGGAGCTGA